CGCACTCTCGGCTCCGCCGTCCCGCTCAGGGCCCTTCATGCTGGTGGATATTTCTATGCGCCGGAAGGGGTGGCGTGGCCTGGCGTTTGCAGGTGGTTCGTACGACCGTCGCAGGGCCGTTCGGCTCGGCCGAGTCCGCGCCGACGCCCCCATGCCCACGGTGACCTGACGGCGTGTCGACCGCCGCACCGGTCGTCTGCGTGTAGTTGACGGGCCAACCGATTCGGGCGTTTTACGGTGTCTTGATGCGACTTGTGCCTAGGTGGGCGCTGCTTTCGTCGGGCTGCGCGCCTGTCGTACTCATCGGTGGGTGGCTGATCGCGGCGCGGCTGGAAGGCCCCGCCTACGACCCCGTCACCCAGACGATCAGCGTCCTGGCGGCCTACGGCGCCGCGGGATTCTGGGTGATGACCACGGCGCTCGCCGCCCTGGGTCTCTGCCATCTGGTCACCGCACTGGGGCTGCGGGCGGCCGCGCTCCCGGGACGGGTGGCGCTGGGCGCCGGGGGAGTGGCCGCGTTCGTGGTGGCCGCGCTCCCGCCGCCGAGCAGCGGAGGGTCCCTGCGCCACGGCGCGGTCGCCGGGATCGGCTTCGCCCTCCTCGCCATGTGGCCGGTGCTGGCCGCCGGTCGCCGGGGCACCGGGCCCTGGGGGCTCAGACTCGTGCCCTCCCTCGCGGCGACCCTGCTCATGCTCGTCAGTGCCGTCTGGTTCCTGTTCGAGATGCACATCGACGGCGCCGCCGGTGTCGCCGAACGCCTGGTGACCTCGATCCAGTCGCTGTGGCCGTTCGTGGTCGTCGCCTCCTGCCTCCGGTACCGCTACGGCATCGGCCGTTCAGGTGGCAGCCGTTCGAGGTGATCCGCAGTTCGAAGCGGCAGCCGTTCAAGGTGCCCGAATTGGCGGACCAGGTCCGGGAACTCCCCTTCCCCGGGGACCGACTCCTGTTGCGGTACGCACATCAGGAGGCCCGTGATGAAACAACCCCAGCAGTCCTCTCGCGGGGCGGGCGCGGTGCTGCGCGCACTCGCGCCGCCGCCCGCCCTCTGCGGGTTTCTGCTGCTGCTCGCCCTGATCTTCACGGCGTCGTACGCCGTCGGAGCCGCCTCCGGGCCCGTGGCGCCCGGCATGCACGGACCCGGGACGAGCGGCAGTGGCGGCTCCGGCCAGGAGGACACCGGCGACATGGGAGACATGGGGAGCATGGGCGGCACGGACATGCGGCACGGGAGCGGCGGCTGATGGCCACCGAACCGGCACCGCCGATGACCACCACGGACCTGACCGTCGGCGGGATGACCTGCGCGGCCTGTGTGCGGCGGGTGGAGAAGAAGCTCGCCAAGCTGGAAGGCGTGACGGCGACCGTCAATCTCGCCACCGGGCGAGCCAGGGTGAGCCATCCCCCGCACGTCCGCCCCGAGGAACTCGTGGCGACCGTCGAACAGGCCGGATACACGGCCGCCTTGCCCGAGCCGCCGAAGTCCCGCCGGCGCCCGGACGTGCCGGGAGACGGGGATGACGTGGGGCGCGGGGGCGGGCCCGGGTCCGAGTCCGAGGGCGTCCGGTCGGAACGGGAGCGGCTGCTGGTCACCGCGCTGCTCGCGGTGCCGGTGCTCGTGCTGTCGATGGTGCCCGCCTGGCAGTTCCGCAACTGGCAGTGGCTGTGCTTCGTACTGGCCGCCCCGGTCGCCCTCTGGAGCGCCTGGCCCTTCCATGTGCGGGCCCTGCGCGGGCTGCGCCACTCGACGGCGACGATGGACACGCTGGTCTCCCTCGGTGTCGTCGCGTCCTTCGCCTGGTCGGCGTACGCCCTGTTCCTCGGCGGCGCGGGCGCGCCGGGGATGCGGATGCCGTTCGGCCTGCTGCCCTCCGCCCCGGACGGAGTCGCGCACGTCTACCTCGAAGCGGCGGTCGGCGTGCCCCTGTTCGTGCTGGCCGGCCGGTTCCTGGAGGCACGGGCACGCCACGGCACCGGCGCGGCACTGCGCTCGCTGGCCCGGCTCGCCTCGAAGGAGGTGTCAGTACGGGAGGACGGCACCGAACGCCTTGTCCCCATCGAGGAGTTGACGGTCGGGCAGACCTTCGTCGTACGCCCCGGGGAGCGGGTCGCGACGGACGGCGAGGTGTCCGAGGGCAACTCCGCCGTGGACCTGTCACTCGTCACCGGGGAGAGCGACCCCGTCGAGGTCGGGCCCGGCTCACCGGTGGTGGGCGGCGCCGTCAACGCGGGCGGGATGCTGCTGGTGCGGGCAACGGCCGTGGGCGCGGACACCCAACTGGCGCGGATCACCCGCCTGGTGACGGACGCCCAGGCCGGCAAAGCGCGCGCCCAGCGGCTGGCCGACGCCGTGGCCGGGGTGTTCGTGCCCGCAGTGCTGGCGCTCGCCGTCACCGTGCTCGGATTCTGGCTCGGGGCGGGGGCCGATCCGCAGGCGGCGATCACCGCGTGTGTGGCCGTCCTGGTCGTCGCGTGCCCCTGCGCGCTGGGCCTGGCGACCCCGACCGCGCTGATGGCGGCCACCGGACGCGGCGCGCAGCTCGGCGTCCTGATCCGGGGCCCGCAGGCCCTGGAAGGGCTCCAGCACATCGACACCGTCGTCCTCGACAAGACCGGAACCCTCACCTCCGGGCACATGACGGTCGCCCGCGTCACGGCCGTCCCCGGTGGGCTCGGCGAGGACGCCGTGCTGCGGCTCGCCGGTGCCGTGGAGCAGGGCTCGGAACATCCGCTGGGCCGCGCCGTCGTCGCCCATGCCCGCAGGGCCCTGCCGGAAGGGGACGCGCTGCCCGGGGTACGGGACTTCCGCGCCGAGGCCGGCCGGGGCGTGCGCGGCCTCGTCGAGGGGCGCCCGGTCGAGGTGCTCGCGCCGGACGAGGGGTTGCCCGCGGCGCTGGCGGACGCCCTCCCGGTGGCGGAGGCCGCAGCGCATACGCCCGTCGTCGTGCACGTCGACGGGGTCGCCGAGGCGCTGATCGAGATCGGGGACGTCGTACGGCCCGGCAGCTACCGTGCCGTCGACCGGCTGCGGCGTCTCGGTGTGCACCCGGTGCTCGCCACCGGCGACCGCGAGGCCCCGGCCCGCGCCGTCGCCGCCGCCCTCGGCATCGAGGAGGTGCACGCGCGCCGCACACCCGAGGACAAGGCCGACCTCGTACGGCAACTGCGGGGCGAGGGCCGCCGGGTCGCGGTCGTCGGCGACGGCGTCAACGACGCGGCGGCGCTGGCCGGCGCAGACCTCGGTATCGCCATGGGTACCGGCACGGACGTGGCGATCGGGGCCGCCGACGTCACCCTGGTGCGTGGTGACATCGAAGCCCTCGGCGACGCGGTCCGCCTGGCCCGGCGCACCCTCGGCACGATCCGCGCCAATCTGCTGTGGGCCTTCGGCTACAACCTGGTCACCGTGCCGCTCGCCATGGTCGGCCTGCTCAACCCCATGGTCGCCGCCGTGGCCATGTCGGCGAGTTCCCTGCTGGTGGTCGGCAACAGCCTGCGGCTGCGGGCCTGGCAGCCGGCAGCGGGCCGCCGCCGTGAGCAAGCCGGAGCACGAGGCCGAGCCGGAGCACGCGGCCGAACGCCCGTCGTCGCAGGAGGACGTACCCGATGACCGTGTCCACGGCCGAACGGCCGACCGACCCCCGGGCCTCGCGCCCGACCCGCCGCCGGATCACCGAAGGCCTGCTCGCCGCGCTCGCCCCGATCGCCGCGTGCGGCGTCGCCCTGGGCGGCCTGACCACGTGGGTCGGCGCCGGCAACGCGGGCAGCCCTGCGCGGATCACGGTCACCGACGGGCGGGTCTTCCTGCCGTACGGAGACGTCCGGGACACCGCGGCGTTCTTCCGGATCGCCAACTCCGGCGGCTCGGACGACCGGCTGCTGAAGGTGACGTCGTCCGCGGTCCGCGGCGAGGCGACGCTCAGCCGGCATCGCATGGCCGGTGACAACGCGGCGTCCGCGCGGACGGTGGAATCGGCCGGCGTCCCGGCGGGCGGCAGCCTCACCATGTCCCCGTTCGGACTCGATGTCACACTGCGGGCCGATCCGGAGTGGGTGGCGGGCACATATGTGCCGTTCACACTGCACTTCGAGCAAGGTGGGCGGATCGAGGTACAGGCGAAGGTGGTCCGCCCCGGCGAGGCCGGCTGAGGGCGGCCCCACACCTTCACCTGTCGGCCGGCGTGCGTGCCCGGTTCCCTCCTGTCGATGTGTCCTGTATCACTCTTCTGGGCTTGAGTGCGGGACGGGGGTGTTGTGCGTACCCACCCGTGACGAGTGGGCCCAGGATGCGAGGATGAGGGCCGTCATGACTGCTGGGTGGGGTGTGCGCACGATACGGGCCGCGGTGTTCGCGTCCGTCTGTGTGCTGCTCGCCGCCCTCGGTCACGTCCTCATGTCGGGCTGGGCCGTCCCCTGGTGGACGCTGGCCGCCGGTGCCGTCCTGACGGGCGGCGCGGGCTGGTGCCTCGCGGGCCGCGAACGGGGGCTCCCCCTGGTCGTGTCCGTCGTGGTCGCCGCACAGGGCGGACTGCACACGACATTCGAGTTCGCGCAGTCCTCCACCACCGCGCACGACATGGGTTCCATGTCCACGCACGGGGGCTCCATGGATCCCATGTCCATGGACGCCATGAATTCCATCGGTTCCATGGGTTCCGCGGGCTCCATGTCCATGGGGCACATGGGGATGGAACACATGGACATGGGCCACGACATGGGCGTCACATCCTCGTTCGGCATGTTCGCCGCCCACACCCTCGCCGCGCTGCTGTGCGGCCTGTGGCTCGGGCATGGCGAACGCGCCGCGTTCCGCATCCTGCGGGCCGTCGCCGGCTGGCTGGCCGCCCCGCTGCGGCTCTCGCTCATCCTGCCCACGCCACCGCACCGCCCACGTCTGCGTCCGCGCCGCGGGCACTCCGACCGGGCGCCGCGGCTGCTGCCGCTCGTCCACACGATCACCTCTCGGGGTCCTCCAACAGGGATCGCTGTCAGCTGAGACAGCCGGTTCCCCGAGGCACGCGACCGTGCCTCGGGCCCCGGCCGTACCCGTCGTACGGCCGAATCCCTTGCTTCCCCGGACCCATTCGGCGCGGTGTACCCGTACGCCGCACACCGCCGTGCCCAGGCGCCCGGCGGTGACGCCGTCGTACCCGCCTCCGTGCCGGAGTCCGGACTACCGAGAAGGAACCAGGTGATCACTCCCGCTCTGCCCTCCTCACGCCCGACCCGCGTGAGGCACACGAAGGCGGACGACAAGGCGGACATCAAGGCCGGCAACACGGTGGAGACCACCGCCACCGCGGTCTCCCGCGACGAGTCGACGACCGCGTGGGCGCTGGCCGCCGGCGGCGGTGACGCGGACGCGACCGACCGTTTCGTCCGCTCGCTGCACCGCGACGTCGTGCGCTACGT
The DNA window shown above is from Streptomyces chartreusis and carries:
- a CDS encoding DUF998 domain-containing protein codes for the protein MRLVPRWALLSSGCAPVVLIGGWLIAARLEGPAYDPVTQTISVLAAYGAAGFWVMTTALAALGLCHLVTALGLRAAALPGRVALGAGGVAAFVVAALPPPSSGGSLRHGAVAGIGFALLAMWPVLAAGRRGTGPWGLRLVPSLAATLLMLVSAVWFLFEMHIDGAAGVAERLVTSIQSLWPFVVVASCLRYRYGIGRSGGSRSR
- a CDS encoding copper chaperone PCu(A)C encodes the protein MTVSTAERPTDPRASRPTRRRITEGLLAALAPIAACGVALGGLTTWVGAGNAGSPARITVTDGRVFLPYGDVRDTAAFFRIANSGGSDDRLLKVTSSAVRGEATLSRHRMAGDNAASARTVESAGVPAGGSLTMSPFGLDVTLRADPEWVAGTYVPFTLHFEQGGRIEVQAKVVRPGEAG
- a CDS encoding heavy metal translocating P-type ATPase, whose translation is MATEPAPPMTTTDLTVGGMTCAACVRRVEKKLAKLEGVTATVNLATGRARVSHPPHVRPEELVATVEQAGYTAALPEPPKSRRRPDVPGDGDDVGRGGGPGSESEGVRSERERLLVTALLAVPVLVLSMVPAWQFRNWQWLCFVLAAPVALWSAWPFHVRALRGLRHSTATMDTLVSLGVVASFAWSAYALFLGGAGAPGMRMPFGLLPSAPDGVAHVYLEAAVGVPLFVLAGRFLEARARHGTGAALRSLARLASKEVSVREDGTERLVPIEELTVGQTFVVRPGERVATDGEVSEGNSAVDLSLVTGESDPVEVGPGSPVVGGAVNAGGMLLVRATAVGADTQLARITRLVTDAQAGKARAQRLADAVAGVFVPAVLALAVTVLGFWLGAGADPQAAITACVAVLVVACPCALGLATPTALMAATGRGAQLGVLIRGPQALEGLQHIDTVVLDKTGTLTSGHMTVARVTAVPGGLGEDAVLRLAGAVEQGSEHPLGRAVVAHARRALPEGDALPGVRDFRAEAGRGVRGLVEGRPVEVLAPDEGLPAALADALPVAEAAAHTPVVVHVDGVAEALIEIGDVVRPGSYRAVDRLRRLGVHPVLATGDREAPARAVAAALGIEEVHARRTPEDKADLVRQLRGEGRRVAVVGDGVNDAAALAGADLGIAMGTGTDVAIGAADVTLVRGDIEALGDAVRLARRTLGTIRANLLWAFGYNLVTVPLAMVGLLNPMVAAVAMSASSLLVVGNSLRLRAWQPAAGRRREQAGARGRAGARGRTPVVAGGRTR